Below is a window of Pseudomonadota bacterium DNA.
GCTTCCCACCACATTGACACCATACCTCTTTGCCTCTATCCGGATAAGCTCGACAACCCGGTATAACGGTGTTTTCTTATAATCAGTCATGTTCATGGAAACCTGGGTGATATTCCGCTCTTTTAAGGCAATACCGATAGCTTTGCAATATCTGAGCCCCCCGCTTATATGCCTCACCGCCTTTGCGATAGCATTAGCAATCTCAATATTGTCCGTATCGAGGTTCACGTTAAAGGCAATGAGCGGCATCCGTGCACCAATGGCAACCACTCCTGCAGTGTAGTGTATCTGCGCCTCCCCGAAATCAGGCCTCCACACGGGTGATTTAATTTTTTCAGACATCCCCTCAAACTGCCCCTTGCGGATATTCGCCAAGTTCTCCCTGTCATGGATAATAGCAGAGGCTTCATACAAAAATACCGGCAGTCCATATCTTTCCCACACTGCTCTTCCAACCTCTTTCGAGAGTCGGATAGCATCCTCCATCGTCACGTTTTTAATGGGGACAAAAGGGATCACATCCACTGCGCCCATCCTGGGATGTTCACCCCGATGAAATCTCATATCAATGACATCAATGGCAACTCCAACCGCCATGATAACCGCATCCCGCAACAGCTCGGGCTCACCCACAACGGTCACAACCATCCGGTTATGGTCTGCATCTTTCTCACAGTTCAGTAGTCTTACACCCTTTCTTCCCAGAAAAGGTGCAATGATCTTTTCTATTTTGTCTAAATCCCTTCCTTCGCTGAAATTCGGTACACATTCCATAATTTTTTTCATAGTATACCCTCTTCAAACTAAAGCTTATGTTGAAGTTCCAAAATATAACAATTTTAACTCT
It encodes the following:
- the ftcD gene encoding glutamate formimidoyltransferase; this encodes MKKIMECVPNFSEGRDLDKIEKIIAPFLGRKGVRLLNCEKDADHNRMVVTVVGEPELLRDAVIMAVGVAIDVIDMRFHRGEHPRMGAVDVIPFVPIKNVTMEDAIRLSKEVGRAVWERYGLPVFLYEASAIIHDRENLANIRKGQFEGMSEKIKSPVWRPDFGEAQIHYTAGVVAIGARMPLIAFNVNLDTDNIEIANAIAKAVRHISGGLRYCKAIGIALKERNITQVSMNMTDYKKTPLYRVVELIRIEAKRYGVNVVGSEIVGLTPMEALVDAAAYYMGLEDFSVEKVLEARIVE